In the genome of Notamacropus eugenii isolate mMacEug1 chromosome 5, mMacEug1.pri_v2, whole genome shotgun sequence, one region contains:
- the CAPNS1 gene encoding calpain small subunit 1 isoform X2, translated as MEVSASELMNILNKVVTRHPDLKTDGFGIDTCRSMVAVMDSDTTGKLGFEEFKYLWNNIKKWQAIYKQYDLDRSGTIGSSELPGAFSAAGFQLSPELYHMIIRRYSDEDGNMDFDNFISCLVRLDAMFRAFKSLDKDGSGQIRVNIQEWLQLTMYS; from the exons ATGGAAGTCAGTGCCTCTGAACTCATGAACATCTTGAACAAGGTGGTGACTCGAC ATCCTGACCTGAAGACTGATGGCTTTGGCATCGACACCTGTCGAAGCATGGTGGCCGTCATGGAT AGTGATACCACTGGCAAACTTGGCTTTGAGGAGTTTAAGTACCTTTGGAACAACATAAAGAAATGGCAG GCCATCTACAAACAGTATGACCTAGACCGCTCAGGGACCATTGGCAGCAGCGAGCTCCCAGGAGCCTTTTCAGCTGCAG GCTTCCAGCTCAGCCCAGAGCTGTACCACATGATCATTCGGCGGTACTCAGATGAGGATGGGAACATGGATTTTGACAACTTCATCAGCTGTCTTGTGCGCCTGGACGCCATGTTCC GTGCCTTCAAGTCTCTGGACAAGGATGGCAGTGGTCAGATCCGAGTGAATATCCAAGAG tgGCTGCAGCTGACCATGTACTCCTGA
- the COX7A1 gene encoding cytochrome c oxidase subunit 7A1, mitochondrial gives MRGLLVSHSRTLIRPFSSSARNHFVNRVAEKQKLFQENNDLPVHLKGGGKDNLLYKLTMAICLGGTSYSLFCLGWASFPHKK, from the exons ATGAGGGGCTTGTTG GTATCCCACTCTCGGACCCTGATCCGACCCTTCAGCTCCAGTGCCAGAAACCACTTTGTGAACAGAGTagctgaaaaacaaaaactcttccAG GAAAACAATGATCTCCCAGTCCACCTGAAAGGCGGTGGCAAAGACAACCTCCTGTACAAGTTAACGATGGCCATCTGCCTGGGAG GCACTAGTTACAGCCTTTTCTGCCTTGGCTGGGCCTCCTTCCCCCACAAGAAGTGA